The Sporomusaceae bacterium region GCATGTTCCACTGCTTCGCCTCCGGCGAGGCGGTCACCGACGAGCAGGAAAAAATCATCGGCGGCGTCATCATCCTGCGGCCGATCAAGCAGATCCAAAACCTTGTAAACCGCTACAGCGGCTACCACGCCACCCTCCAGTTCAGCGACATCGTCGGCGAAAGCGTCGAAATCCTCGAAGCCGTCCGCATGGCCAAGCTCGCCGCCACCACCTCCTCCAACATCCTCCTCCAGGGCGAGAGCGGCACCGGCAAGGAAATCTTCGCCCAGGCCATCCACAACCGCAGCGAGCAGCATAGCGGCCCTTTCGTCGCCCTCAACTGCGGCGTCATCCCCCGCGAACTCATCGGCAGCGAACTGTTCGGCTACGTCGAAGGCGCCTTCACCGGGGCCAAACGGAGCGGCAAATCGGGCAAATTCGAGCTCGCTTCCGGCGGCACCCTCTTCCTCGACGAAATCGGCGACATGCCGCTCGAGCAGCAGATCGCCCTCCTGCGCGTCCTCCAGGAGAAAAAAGTCACCCGCATCGGCAGCGACAAAGTAATCCCCGTCAACGTGCGCATCATCTGCGCCACCAACCAGAACCTCCTCCAGGAAGTCGAAAAAGGCCGCTTCCGCCAGGACCTCTACTACCGTCTCAACGTCATCTCCATCGGCATCCCGCCGCTGCGCGCCCATGTCCGCGACATCCCGCTCCTCTTCAGGCACTTCCTCGACAAGATCGGCCGCGACCGCGGCTGCAGCTACCTCGTCGAGCCCGAGGTCATGGGCATCCTCCAGCGCTACAACTGGCCGGGCAACGTCCGCGAACTCCAGAACGTCGTCGAGCGGGCGGTCAGCCTGGCCGAAGGGGGCAAGATAACCCCCGCCAACCTGCCGGACGAAATATACGGTCTACCCGACGCCTCCCACCAGCAGCTCTTTCCCGCAGCCCTGCTGGCCGACCTCGGCCGCGAGCAGCGGCGGCAACTGGCGGGCGAGACCGAACGGCAGCGCATCTTGCTCCTCCTGTCCTCGAGCGGCGGCAACGTAAGCCTCGCCGCCAGGGAGCTCGGCATCTCCCGCAATACCCTCTACCGCAAAATGCGGCAGTACGCTATCGACAATTAATGGCACAAATGTGTCACATTAGTGTATCGATAAAATGACAATATTGTTACACAAATAGAACACTTTTGACTTAAAACACCCTCTTCGCCGGATGGGGCGGCGTCTGTTACCACGCCCGCGGATTGGCACGGCTCTTGCATTTATTAAAACGGACGACCAGCGTTAGCCAACACGCGGAGTTAAGGTAATCAACAAGGAGGAGATTGCATGTTTTACCGGGTCAACATGGCCACCCTGGCGGTGAGCAAAGACGACGGCGCGCAATACGAGGGGCTGGGCGGCAGGGCCCTCAGTTCCCGCATCGTCAGCGCCGAAGTAGATCCCCAGGCCCACCCGCTGGGAGCCAGCAACAAACTCGTCTTCGTCACCGGCCTGCTTTCGGGCACCGGCGCCCCCAACGCCGGCCGCATGTCGCTCGGCGCCAAAAGCCCGCTGACCGGCACCATCAAGGAAAGCAACGTCGGCGGCGCCATGGGCAACAAACTCGGCCGCCTCGGCATCCGCGGCATCATCGTCGAAGGCCTTGCCTCCAAAGACACCGCCTATGTCCTCAAAGTATCGGCCGCCGGCCTCGTCGTCGAGGAAATGCCCGAACTCAAAGGCCTCGACATCTACGACACCGTCGCCAAACTCCAGCAGAAATACGGCGAAAAAGTCGCCATCGGCTGTATCGGCACCGCCGGCGAAAACAAAATGGCCTCGGCCTGCGTCGGCTTCACCGACATGGAAGGCGCCCCCACGCGCCAGGCCGGCCGCGGCGGCCTCGGCGCCGTCATGGGCAGCAAAAACGTTAAAGCCATCGTCGCCGACGACAGCGGCACCAAAATGGTCCCCTTCGCCGACGAAGCCGCCTTCCGGGCCGGCGCCAAAAAACTGGCCAACGCCCTCCTGACCCACCCCGTCACCAGTCAGGGCCTGCCCACCTACGGCACCGACGTCCTCGTCAACATCCTCAGCGAAGCCGGCGGCCTGCCCACCCGCAACTTCAGCAGCGGCCGCTTCGAAGGCGCCAACAACATCGGCGGCGAGACGCTCAACGCCACCGCCAAAGAGCGCGGCGGCAAAACCGGTCACGCCTGCTCGCCCGGCTGCATCATCCGCTGCTCCAACATCTACAAAAACAAAAAAGGCGAAGTCGTCACCGGCGGCCTTGAATACGAAAGCTGCTGGTCGCTCGGCGCCGACCTCGGCGTCGACAACCTCGACGACATCGCCATCATGAACAGACTGTGCGACGACATCGGCGTCGACACCATCGAAATGGGCGTAACCATCGGCGTGGCCATGGAAGGCGGCGTAGCCAAATTCGGCGACGGCAAGGCGGCCATCGAGCTCATCAAAGAAGTCGGCAAAGCCACCCCGCTCGGCCGCATCCTCGGCGGCGGCGCCGAACTGACCGGCAAAACCTACGGCGTGCGCCGCGTGCCCACCGTCAAGGGCCAGGCCATCCCCGCCTACGACCCGCGCGCCGTCAAAGGCGTCGGCGTCACCTACGCCACCACCACCATGGGCGCCGACCACACCGCCGGCTACTCCGTCACCGCCAACATCCTCAGCGTCGGCGGCAAAGTCGACCCGCTCAAACCCGAAGGCCAGGTCGACCTGTCCCGCAACCTCCAGATCGCGACCGCCTTCATCGACAGCACCGCCCTCTGCCTGTTCGTAGCCTTCGCCGTCCTCGACATCCCCGAAGCCCTCGACGGCATCGTCGAAATGTGCAACGCCCGCTTCGGCTGGAACAAGACCGCCGGCGACTACCTCGAAATGGGCAAACAAGTGCTGCGCGACGAGCGCGCCTTCAACGCCGGCGCCGGCATCGGCGCGGGCGACGACGACCTGCCCGAGTTCTTCCGCAAAGAGCCGCTGCCGCCCCACAACGTCGTCTTCGACATCCCCAAAAAAGACCTCGACACCGTATTCAACTTCTGACAATAAACGCGGAGACCGACCTGGCCGGGTTAACCCCGGCCGGGTCGTTTCTAAATAAGACAATGACGGGGTGAGTCAGCCGTGGACTTTTTCCAATACATGCCGCTCGCCGCAGCGCGCGAAAAAATCGCCGCCAGCCTGGCGGGGCTCGAAACCGGCCGGGAAACCGTCGATCTGCCCGCTGCCCTCGGCCGGGTGGCCGCCGCTGACATCGCAGCCCTTGAAGACCAGCCCCCCTTCAGCCGCTCCAGCGTCGACGGCTTTGCCGTCCGCAGCGCCGACACCTTCGGCGCGAGCGAAACCGTTCCCGCCCTCCTCGCCGTCGTCGGCGAAATCGCCATGGGCGACGCGGCCGACGCCGCCCTTCGCCCCGGCCAGGCCGTGGCCATCCCCACCGGCGGTATGCTGCCGCCCGGCGCCGACGCCGTCGTCATGGTCGAGCACACCGACCGGCCCGACGCCGACACCCTGCTCATCCTCAAAGTCGCCGTCCCCGGCGAAAACGTCGTCGCCAGAGGCGAAGACATCGCCGCCGGCGCCGTCATCCTCGTCGCCGGCCAGCTCATCGCCCCCCAGCACATCGGCATTCTCGCCGCCTGCGGCATCGCCCGCGTTCCCGTCCGCGAGCAGCCGGCCGTAGCCGTCATCTCCAGCGGCGACGAACTCGTCGACATCCACTGCGCCCCCGCCGGCGGCCAGATAAGAGACGTCAACTCCTACGCCCTCGCCGCCATGCTCACCCAGGCCGGTTGCCGCGTCGTCCGGCTGGGCATCGTAAAAGACAACTACGAAGACTTTCTTGCCGTCCTCTCCCAGGCCGTCGCCGCCCACCGCATGGTCGTCATCTCCGGCGGCAGCTCCGTCGGGGCGCGCGACTACACCGTCAAAGCCATCGGCTCATTAGGCGCGCCCGGCGTCCTCATCCACGGCGTCGCCGTCAAACCCGGCCGCCCCACCGTCTTCGGCATGGTCGGCAGCGTACCCGTCTTCGGCCTCCCCGGCCACCCCGTGGCCGCCATGACCGTCTGCGATCAGCTCGTCAAACCGGCCGTCCACCTGCTCCTCGGCCGCACTGGCGGCGGCCCGCCGGGCCTTCCCGCCAGCCTCGCCCGCAACATCGCCTCCTCGCCCGGACGCGACGACTTCGTCAACGTCCGCCTCGACAAACAACACGGACAATACAGCGCCGAACCCATCCTCGGCAAATCGGGGCTCATCAGCACCATCGCCCAAGCCGACGGCGTTATCCATATCCCGGCCGACAAGAGCGGCCTCTACGGCGGCGACGCCGTCGAAGTGACGCTCATCCGGACCGCGGAGTAACCGGGAGGGAACATGCGCAAAAACAAAGCCTACCTCAACTGCCTATCGCGCCGGCAGGCGCAGGAACTCTGGCGGCAAAGCCTCGAAGCCGGCGGCTGCTTCGCCGCGCCACCCACCGAAACAATCGCCGTTGACGCCGCCCTCGGCAGAGTCACCGCCTCCTCGGTCTACGCCAAAAACTCCGTGCCCCACTACAACGGCGCCGCCATGGACGGCATCGCCGTCTGGGCCCCCGACACCTTCGGCGCCCAAGAGACCGCCCCTCGCCGCCTCACCCTGCTCAGCGCCGCCAAGCCCTTCGCACCCGGCGGCTGCTACATGGTCGACACCGGCGACGCCATGCCGGCCGGCACAAACGCCGTCATAATGATCGAAGATGTCCACATCGACGGCGCTGCGGCCGAGATCACCGCCGCCGCCTCTCCCTGGCAGCACGTCCGCATCATCGGCGAAGACATCGTCGCCCAGGAGATGGTCGTCCCCGAACACCGCGTCATCACCCCGGTCGACATCGCCGCCCTGCTCGCCGCCGGCCTGGAAACGATCGAAGTCGTCAGAAAACCCCGCGTCGCCGTAATACCCACCGGCGACGAACTCGTCGCCACCAGCGCCGAACTCAGGCCCGGCGCCATCCTCGACGTCAACTCCCACATGCTTGCGGCCGCCGTCCTCTCCTGGGGCGGCGAGCCCGTCCGCCTGCCCATCGTCCGCGACAACGGCCAGGCCATCAAACAAACCGTCTTCGCCAGCCTCCAGACCTGCGACATGGTCGTCATCAACGCCGGCACCTCCGCCGGCCGCGAAGACTACACCGCCGACGTCCTCGCCGAGCTGGGCGAAGTCCTCGTCCACGGCGTAGCCATCAAACCCGGCAAACCCGTCGTCCTCGCCCTCTGCCAGGGCAAACCGGTGATCGGCCTGCCCGGCTACCCCGTCTCCGCCATGCTCACCGCCGAACTTTTCGTCCGCGACATCCTGCTCGCCCGGCAGAAACTGCCCGTCCCCGAGCCGACCCCCGTCGAAGCCGCCCTCGTCAAACAAGTCGCCTCCGCCATCGGCGTCGAAGAATACATCAGAGTATCGCTCGGCAGCATACGCGGCAAAACGGTCGCCGCTCCCCAGGCGCGGGGCGCCGGCCTCATATCCTCCCTTACAAAAGCCCAGGGCCTCATCGTCGTCGACGAAGCCAGCACCGGCCTCGCCGCCGGCGCCGTCCTGCCCGTGACGCCGCTCGGCCGCGTCCGGGCCGCCGACACCATCCTGGCCGTCGGCAGCCACGACATGGCCCTCGACATCCTCGGCGTCCACCTCCGCCGCCGGTCGGGCAACCTCTCCCTCGCCTGCGCCAACGTCGGCAGCATGGGCGGCATGATGGCCATCCGCAACAACGAAGCCCATATCGCCGGCATCCACCTCCTCGACGCCGCCACCGGGGAATACAACATCTCCCAGGTCGCAAAATTCCTTCCCGGCGGCGACTGGCGGCTAGTCCACATGGCCATGCGCCAGCAGGGCCTCATCGTCCCCGCCGGCAACCCGCGGGGCATAACCGACCTCGCCGACCTCGCCGGCCCCGGCGTCGTCTTCGTCAACAGGCAGCGCGGCTCAGGCACGCGCATGCTGCTCGACTACCGCCTCGGCCAGGCCGGCATCGACCCGGAGGCGATCGCCGGCTACGAAAAAGAAGTCGGCACCCACATGGCCGTCGCGGCCTCAGTCGCCGCCGGCGCGGCCGACGCCGGCCTCGGCGTCCAGGCAGCCGCCCTCGCCCTCGGCCTCGACTTCATCCCCGTCGCCCAGGAACAATACGACCTCATCCTCAACTTCGCCGCCGACGACGCGCGCGGCCAGTACATCATCGACATCCTGCGCAGCGATGAATTCCGCCGCGAGATCGAAGCCCTCGGCGGCTACGACCTGGAGGGCGCAGGCCGGATAATCGCCGCCGGCGCCGGCGGAGTGCCGGACCGCCGATAACCCAAGGAGGGATACTGATGACAGGCACAATCGAGCTCAGGGCCTTCATGGGCCTCGCCGACACCTTCCGCGAACGCGGCTGGGACAACCCCCGCCAGGTCGGCCTCGACGGCCCCACCAGCGGCTACGAACTCCTCGCCATGCTCGACATCCCCGTCGAGCAAGTCGAAGGCATCTTCATCAACGGCAAAGTCTCCCTGCCGCCCGTCGCCGTCGTCAACCCCGGCGACCGCGTGGCCCTCGCGCCGCCAGGCATCCCCGGCCCGTACCGCGTGCTGCTCGGCTTCAAACGCAAACTGCCTGGCGAAGGAGAATAGCCATGCGGCTCGAAATACGTCTATACGCCACCCTGCGCCAGGCGGTCCCGGCCTCGCCCGACGGCGTCGTCCCCCTCGACATCCCCGACGGCGCCACCGTCGCCCAGGTGCTGGGCCTCATCAAAATCGACCCCGCCGATGTCCGCATGATAATGGTCAACGGCGTTGCCGCCGAACTCGGCCAGACACTAAGGGACGGCGACCGCCTCGGCCTCTTCCCGCCGCTGGGCGGTGGCTGACATGGGCCGCGCAGAAACGCTCGCCATGCTCGCCGCCGGCCAGGTGCCCGAACGCTACCTGCGCAACATCGGCACCATCGGCGCCGCCGGCCAGGCGCGCCTGCTTGAAGCCAAAGTCGCCGTCGTCGGCGCCGGCGGCCTCGGCGGCACCATCGTCGAACTGCTTGCCAGGCAGGGGATAGGGTACCTCAAAGTCATCGACGGCGACGCCTTCGCCGCCCACAACCTCAACCGCCAGCTCCTGGCCGCCGAAAACAACCTCGGCGCGAATAAAGCAATCGCCGCCGCCGCGCGGGTCGCGGCCATCAACAGCGACGTCGCCGTCGACGCCGTGCCCCGCATGCTCGACGCCGACAACGCCGCCGGCCTCCTCGCCGGCATCGACATCGTCGTCGACGCCCTCGACAACATCGCCACCCGGCTGCTGCTCGGCCAAACCGCCCGCGACCTCGGCATCCCCCTCGTCCATGGCGCCATCGCCGGCTTCACCGGCCAGATCGCCACCATCCTCCCCGGCGACCCCGGACTCGACAGAATCTACAAACTGTGCGCCGGCCAGGCCAAAGGCATCGAAAACGCCCTCGGCAACCCGGCCGCCACCCCGGCCCTCGCCGCCTCGCTCCAGGTGCAGGAAGTCGTCAAACTCCTCACCGGCGTCGGCCGGCCGCTAAGCCGCCAACTGCTCTACTTCGACACCGAGCTTAACCTCTTCGAAATCTTCACCCTCGGCTGACCGCCGGCCCCGGCTGTCGATAAAGGCCCATCTGCGGCGTACCCGCAAGGGGCAGGCCGCCCCTCTAAGCGCTGAAGCGCCAAGAGTGGCGCACTTGCTCCTCGGCTGCCATCCTCAGCGTACGTTCGTGTACGCTTCCGGTGTCAGCCTGCGGTGCGCCTTGCATCTGGACCTTTCTAGCCAGCCTGAGTTTTCCCTACAGGCCCCGGCAGAC contains the following coding sequences:
- a CDS encoding sigma-54-dependent Fis family transcriptional regulator; this encodes MTAANNFRDVALPAWQDFTTGKKQLPAIRPRIVDSWARCARASVNPYDNALHSRLDSEAMAALLAEKQELIRIAKPFMANLYKFVAGSGFVVVLTDERGYIMEIFADEDTLGGPMTNNFFRGASWREEEAGTNAIGTALVLREPIQVSGAEHYCQKHHCLTCSSAPIFDADGRMVGILDMSGASYASHLHTLGMVVAAAEAINAQLAIRQKNRELALANNRLTNIFNTMSDGVLMVDERGVVSQVNPAAKKILDKSGREVLGINIEKLFGGNAGLPRRMLSAREPFEDAELMVDGKKGMFHCFASGEAVTDEQEKIIGGVIILRPIKQIQNLVNRYSGYHATLQFSDIVGESVEILEAVRMAKLAATTSSNILLQGESGTGKEIFAQAIHNRSEQHSGPFVALNCGVIPRELIGSELFGYVEGAFTGAKRSGKSGKFELASGGTLFLDEIGDMPLEQQIALLRVLQEKKVTRIGSDKVIPVNVRIICATNQNLLQEVEKGRFRQDLYYRLNVISIGIPPLRAHVRDIPLLFRHFLDKIGRDRGCSYLVEPEVMGILQRYNWPGNVRELQNVVERAVSLAEGGKITPANLPDEIYGLPDASHQQLFPAALLADLGREQRRQLAGETERQRILLLLSSSGGNVSLAARELGISRNTLYRKMRQYAIDN
- a CDS encoding aldehyde ferredoxin oxidoreductase C-terminal domain-containing protein, with amino-acid sequence MFYRVNMATLAVSKDDGAQYEGLGGRALSSRIVSAEVDPQAHPLGASNKLVFVTGLLSGTGAPNAGRMSLGAKSPLTGTIKESNVGGAMGNKLGRLGIRGIIVEGLASKDTAYVLKVSAAGLVVEEMPELKGLDIYDTVAKLQQKYGEKVAIGCIGTAGENKMASACVGFTDMEGAPTRQAGRGGLGAVMGSKNVKAIVADDSGTKMVPFADEAAFRAGAKKLANALLTHPVTSQGLPTYGTDVLVNILSEAGGLPTRNFSSGRFEGANNIGGETLNATAKERGGKTGHACSPGCIIRCSNIYKNKKGEVVTGGLEYESCWSLGADLGVDNLDDIAIMNRLCDDIGVDTIEMGVTIGVAMEGGVAKFGDGKAAIELIKEVGKATPLGRILGGGAELTGKTYGVRRVPTVKGQAIPAYDPRAVKGVGVTYATTTMGADHTAGYSVTANILSVGGKVDPLKPEGQVDLSRNLQIATAFIDSTALCLFVAFAVLDIPEALDGIVEMCNARFGWNKTAGDYLEMGKQVLRDERAFNAGAGIGAGDDDLPEFFRKEPLPPHNVVFDIPKKDLDTVFNF
- a CDS encoding molybdopterin molybdotransferase MoeA, which gives rise to MDFFQYMPLAAAREKIAASLAGLETGRETVDLPAALGRVAAADIAALEDQPPFSRSSVDGFAVRSADTFGASETVPALLAVVGEIAMGDAADAALRPGQAVAIPTGGMLPPGADAVVMVEHTDRPDADTLLILKVAVPGENVVARGEDIAAGAVILVAGQLIAPQHIGILAACGIARVPVREQPAVAVISSGDELVDIHCAPAGGQIRDVNSYALAAMLTQAGCRVVRLGIVKDNYEDFLAVLSQAVAAHRMVVISGGSSVGARDYTVKAIGSLGAPGVLIHGVAVKPGRPTVFGMVGSVPVFGLPGHPVAAMTVCDQLVKPAVHLLLGRTGGGPPGLPASLARNIASSPGRDDFVNVRLDKQHGQYSAEPILGKSGLISTIAQADGVIHIPADKSGLYGGDAVEVTLIRTAE
- a CDS encoding molybdopterin biosynthesis protein produces the protein MRKNKAYLNCLSRRQAQELWRQSLEAGGCFAAPPTETIAVDAALGRVTASSVYAKNSVPHYNGAAMDGIAVWAPDTFGAQETAPRRLTLLSAAKPFAPGGCYMVDTGDAMPAGTNAVIMIEDVHIDGAAAEITAAASPWQHVRIIGEDIVAQEMVVPEHRVITPVDIAALLAAGLETIEVVRKPRVAVIPTGDELVATSAELRPGAILDVNSHMLAAAVLSWGGEPVRLPIVRDNGQAIKQTVFASLQTCDMVVINAGTSAGREDYTADVLAELGEVLVHGVAIKPGKPVVLALCQGKPVIGLPGYPVSAMLTAELFVRDILLARQKLPVPEPTPVEAALVKQVASAIGVEEYIRVSLGSIRGKTVAAPQARGAGLISSLTKAQGLIVVDEASTGLAAGAVLPVTPLGRVRAADTILAVGSHDMALDILGVHLRRRSGNLSLACANVGSMGGMMAIRNNEAHIAGIHLLDAATGEYNISQVAKFLPGGDWRLVHMAMRQQGLIVPAGNPRGITDLADLAGPGVVFVNRQRGSGTRMLLDYRLGQAGIDPEAIAGYEKEVGTHMAVAASVAAGAADAGLGVQAAALALGLDFIPVAQEQYDLILNFAADDARGQYIIDILRSDEFRREIEALGGYDLEGAGRIIAAGAGGVPDRR
- a CDS encoding MoaD/ThiS family protein, which produces MTGTIELRAFMGLADTFRERGWDNPRQVGLDGPTSGYELLAMLDIPVEQVEGIFINGKVSLPPVAVVNPGDRVALAPPGIPGPYRVLLGFKRKLPGEGE
- a CDS encoding MoaD/ThiS family protein — translated: MRLEIRLYATLRQAVPASPDGVVPLDIPDGATVAQVLGLIKIDPADVRMIMVNGVAAELGQTLRDGDRLGLFPPLGGG
- a CDS encoding HesA/MoeB/ThiF family protein — translated: MGRAETLAMLAAGQVPERYLRNIGTIGAAGQARLLEAKVAVVGAGGLGGTIVELLARQGIGYLKVIDGDAFAAHNLNRQLLAAENNLGANKAIAAAARVAAINSDVAVDAVPRMLDADNAAGLLAGIDIVVDALDNIATRLLLGQTARDLGIPLVHGAIAGFTGQIATILPGDPGLDRIYKLCAGQAKGIENALGNPAATPALAASLQVQEVVKLLTGVGRPLSRQLLYFDTELNLFEIFTLG